CTTGCCGGCCCCGTTGGGTCCGAGCAGGGCGTAGACGGTGCCTGTGGCGACGGTCAGGTCGACTCCGGCCACCACCTCGTGGTCACCGTACGACTTGCGTAGCCCGGTGACCTCGATCGCATTGGTTCTCGTCGTCATGCCGACCATGCTGGAAGGTTGTCCCTGCGTCAGGGTCAACCGGAGCGGCTACGCGTACGCTCCGGGCCGATCCTCGTGCGGCACCAGCGCAACTCGTTCGACGGGGACACAGGGTGCTCCCAGGTGCCCGATGCCGCATACGGCTGCTGCCGTCCGGCTCGAGTGGCTACGCTTTGCAAGCAGCCGTCCTCAGCCGTTGCCGGGAGGTGTGCACAGGTGCATGACGCGCTGCGAACCACGTATGACAGTCCCTTGTTCAAGGTGACCACGGCGCCGTATCTGCTGCTGGATACGGACTTCTACATCCGCGGCGTCAACCCCGCCTACCTGCGTGCCACCGGACGCTCGCGCGAGGAACTGATCGGCGCCTTCATGTTCGACGCGTTCCCGGACAATCCCGAGGACACGGGTTCGACCGGCGTCCGCAACCTCACCGCGTCGCTGGAGCGGGTGATGCGCCACGGTGACCCGCACGACATGGGGATCCAGCGTTACGACATCCCCGAACCGCAATCCCCCGGTGGCTTCCGCATCAAGGCCTGGAGTCCTGTCAACTCCCCGCTGACCGACGCCCACGGCCGTCTCGTGGGCGTCCTGCACCACGTCGAGGACATCACCACGGTGTACGAGTCGCTGCGCCATGCCAGTGGGAGCGGCGCCCTGGACGCTGGGAACGGTGCCCTGGACGCTGCGGGGCAGCCGACCGCGCTGCTGCGTGGCGCGTTGCGAGCCCTCGCCTTCCATCAGCGCGCCGCCCGAGCGGCCGGACTGGCGGCGTCGGTTGACCTGCCGGGTACGGGTACGGGTACAGGTGCGGGGGTGGGTGGGGGTGCCGGTGGCGTGTCGGGGGCCGCTCTGGTCCGGCGGGACGCGCTGTGGCACGGGATCACCCATGCCGCCCGGCAGAGCCCGCCCGGCAGCGGATGCCTCGCCGCGGTGTGCGACTGTGCGGTACGGGAGTTGCCCGGTGCCGACGCCGCCGTGATCACCCTGCACGGCAACGGAGCACAGGACGTCCAGCTCGCTGTCACGTCCCTCTGGGGGCAGCAGGCCGAGGAACTGCAGTGGATCACCAGCAGCGGTCCGTCGCTGACCGCGTTCGCCACCGGTGAGCCTGTCTTGGTGCCTCTGCTTGACCAGCCCAGCTCCAACTGGCCGCTGTTCACGGACGCCGCGTGCCGTATCGGCGTCGGTGCCGCGTTCGCCTATCCTCTGTCCACCGCCACCACGACCGTGGGTACCCTCACCCTCTACCACCGCGGCGAGGGGCTCTCGAAGCCACCCGCCGACGCAGAGGTATTCGCCCAGATCGCCGCCGCCATGCTGCTGGCCGACTTGAAGGGCGACATCGGCGAGCGCGTCAGGGCCACCGCCGATCACGGCGACATCAACGCCGCTATCGGTGTCCTCGCCGCCACCCAGCACATCAGCACGAACGACGCTCTCGCCTGGCTGCGCAGCACGGCCCGGGCCAGGGCGATGCCCCTCGCCGACTTCGCCCGCGAAGTCCTCGCTCGCCGCCCACCCGAGGCTTCCTTCTGAGCAGGCCGCCTCCCGCTCAGGTGCGTTCCAGAATTCGCGGGCAGCGGGGAGCCGCACACCGTCGGCGCGATGGCGCGGGCGCTGTCCGACGCGTACGGCGGTCCGGACCCCGTCATCACCGGGGAGTTCCGACTCGACTACGTCCGCCACATCACGGCGGACTCGGCGCGGCTCCACTCCGACCTGGGCTGCAAGCCCGAAGCCGGATTCCGGGAGGGCATGGCGGAGTTCGCCGCGGCGGAGTAGAAGGGGCGGGATGAGGGTGGGGGGGGCGAGCTCGCGTTCATGTCTGGGCTGCGGGGAAGGAGACGGCCGACGCGCTGGAGCGGATCGATTTGGAGTGGGGCGGACGGTTGCGCAGCGGCGGGCTGAACGTCACGGGCACGGACACGGATTCAGGCGCGGGCACGGTCGAAGCGTGCGGGCGCGACCCGCTGGAAGATCTCGCCTGGATAGCCGGGTCCTGGCGCCAACAGGACCCATACACGAACCTCGCCTTCTTACGCGCCGCCCCGTCGGCCCCTGGGGAGGCACCACGCAAGCCACGCAGAGGCAGGTAGCACCGTCCTCAGCGATCGTCTCTATACGCGATGAGCCCCTGGTGAGCCATCGGCCTGGTGGGCCTTGTGGTCCTGCATCGTTATGCCCTCTGGGGGAGTTACTGCAAGAAGCCGTCGATGGGCGTCGCGTCGTATTCCGTCGCGCCCGTCGTGGTGATGCCGCTGGGTGAGCCGGGCAGTCGCAGGGAGCCGACGGCGCTCACATACAGGTCGGCCGATTTGTCGCCGTCCGTGTCGCGCAGCCGTACAAGTCCACCGAAGCCGTCGTAGTCCGTCAAGGGTCCCGGCACGCCGGGGGTGTTGCGGGCGAACCACTGCGAACCGGCGCCGGTCAGGCCGCTCGACCGGCCCTTGAAGACGTGGACGCCGCCCGCGTCGTCCTTGTCGTCGATCTTCTCGCCGCCCACGCCGACCGCGAGATCCGCGTAGCCGTCACCGTTGACGTCGCCCGCCGAGACGGAGGAGCCGAACTCGTCGCCGCTTTCCGGGGATCCGGCGACCCCACTCGTCGCCTGGGTGAGGCGGGCGCTGCGGGACGGGCCGGCGGAGGCGCCGTACCAGACGCTGACGCGGCCCTTGTGCTTCGAGTAGAGGGCCGTGCCGATCGCGATGTCGCCGTAACCGTCCTTGTTGAAGTCGGCGATGACACCGTCGCCGCCACGCTCGGAGCTGCCGCCGTTGCCGGACTCGGACTCCAGGCGCAGCGTCTTGCCCGAGGTGAGCGAGCTGGTGCCGCCCTTGATGAACCAGGCGTCGGACGCGATCTTCTCGGGGCTGACCACGTCGCCGATGATCGCGAGGTCGGTCTTCTTGTCGCCGTTGACCTTTCCGGAGATCAGGGCCGTGGCGTAGAAGGACGTCGTCTTGTCGAGCTTGGTCACGGCGCCGGTGGTGCCGGAGCGCTTGAGCGGGCCGCGGTAGACGTAGGTCTTGGACCCGTTGATGACGGCCAGGTCCTGCTTGCCGTCCCCGTTGAAGTCGCCGGTCGCCAGGTCCTTGCCCATGTAGTTGTGGCTGTCCGGGTTCTTGTTCGGGAGGTTCGTGCCCTTGGACAGGCCGGAGGCGGAGCCCCACAGGATCGTCACGGCTCCCTGGTCGGCGCCCTGGGTACCGTTCTCGCCGGTCGCCGCCACCGCGAGGTCGCCGTATCCGTCCCCGTCGAAGTCCGCGGCTGCCCGTACCTCGCCGAACATGTCGTCGGCCTCGTCGGCGCCGGGCACGCCCGGGCTCGCCTGGGTGATGCGCTGCTGTCTGGAGCCGGGCCCCGTGGCGGTCCCGAAGACCACGCTGACGCCGCCGCCCCCTCTGGCGCTGAAGCTCGAGTACGCGTAGTCGCGGTAGCCGTCGCCGTTGAAGTCGTCGCCGTGCTTCGCGGGCGCGGCGCTCGCCGCCGCGGCGGGCAGGGTGACGGGGGTGAGGCCCGCTACCAGGAGGGTGGTGATCGTTGCTGTTGTGCGTATGCGCATGGGTGTTGGGGGTCCTTGTTGGTCGAGAGGTGGTGGGGGTGATGTGTGGGAGCAGCGGTCAGGAGACTGACCGTGGGGCTTAAGGGTTGTACGGGGCGCGGGAGAACGTCGCGTCTTAGGCGGGCGCGATGGTGCTGACCGGCGGCCCCCGCGCGGAGCGGCCCGCATGATGTGGGTCGTGGGTCGCCTGCGGCGCGCGTTGCGCGTCCAACAACCCACCCGCAGTGTCAGGTGACGGTCTGGTCGCCGTCCGGTACGTCCTCGACCGTGACCATGCTGCGGGGCTGGCCCAGTCCCTGCGATACCGCCCGGGCGATTCCTTCCAGGTCCTGGCCGTTCGGGACCGGCGGCTGCTCACCGTCGCCGTAGCTCTCGATCGCCTTCACGAAGTAGCCGGGGTGCCAGGCGCCCACTGCCCCTCTGACCTCGACCGCGGTCACGGGACGGCCACCGACGTGGTCCTTGAGCGCCGCCAGGATCCGGTCCGAACGCAGTTCGCCCGGTACTTGGAACAGGCTGGCGTGCGCCCCGACAAGGCCGCCGTCCTTCAGGCGCACGGTCACCGTGAGGCAACTGGTGACGCTCGGATACGTGATCGCACCGCCCCGCGCCACTTCCTTGACCTGGCCTTCCGTGATCGTCGCCCGGTCGGGCACCACAAGCGGGCTCGCCACACGCGGGCTCGCCACACGCGGCCCCACCCCGACGGGCTCGGGGGCCTGGGCCTGGGCCTGGGCCACGGCGCCGAGGCCGAGTTGCAGGGCCAGTAGCGCCGTCGGCAGGACCACGGCACACACCGCAGCGCCCTTGCCCTTGCCCGTGCGCGTGCGCGTGCCCGTACCCGCCCGCCGCCCTGTCGTCGTGGCGGCGTCGGGCGCGGCGAGATCGAGGGGCTGGTGCGGTGTCACGGGTTCTCCAGAGGTGTGGCGGTGCCGGGTCGTCCACGGCATCGGCTGTGATGGGGGCGGCGTCGGCCGCATCTGGGGCCGACGACTGTTCGATCACTGTACTCAGCGGTCCCCTCATCGAACTCGGCGTCTCATCAGCACCCCCTTCTCCCCCACCCCTCCCTCACCCTCCAGCTCTCCCCCACCCCTCCAACCCTCCCCACCCCTCCCTCCGCCCCCTCCCCCCTGCCGCCCCAAACGGACCAGCCGACCGATTTGATCACCCCAAGGTCGGGTAGCAGGGCGTCATGGTCACCGACAGCGCCGTATCCCCGGGGGGCTACGTGCCGCCCACCGTCGACGTCCGAGCTCTCGCGGAGCTGCTGGACGGCGAGTACTCAGAGGTCCGCACCCTCGTGCGGGCCAATCTGGCGACGTACGCGGGCGTGCTGGACGAAGCGGAAGAGCTCGGTTTCGACGCATTCCGGGAGCGCGTGCGCGACGTCGTCGTCGAGATGGCGGCGACGGGGCAGACCGGCATGGGCTTCCCGAAGAAGTACGGCGGGGGCGGCGACATCGGGGCGTCGATCGCCGCGTTCGAGACGCTCGCCTACGGCGATCTCTCCGTACTGGTGAAGGTCGGCGTGCAGTTCGGTCTCTTCGGCGGCGCGATCCTGCAGCTCGGCACGGAACGCCACCACGAGGCCTACCTCCCCCGTCTGATCATCGGGGAGCTGATGGGCTGCTTCGCGATGACCGAGACAGGACACGGCTCCAACGTCCAGGCCCTCGGCACCATGGCCCGGTACGACGCCGACAGCGGGCAGTTCGTCATCACCACCGACGGCGACGCGGCGCGCAAAGACTACATCGGCAACGCGGCCCGCCACGCCGAACTGGCGGTCGTCTTCGCCCAGCTGGAGGTGGGCGGGGAACACAAGGGCGTGCACGCTTTCGTCGTACCGGTCCGCGTGGACGGCGCGGCGGCCCCCGGCGTCCGGATCGAGGACGACGGCCGCAAGATGGGTCTCAACGGCGTCGACAACGGCCGTATCTGGTTCGACGGCGTGCGCGTGCCCCGCGAGGCACTGCTCAACCGGTTCGCCGAAGTGACCCCGGAGGGCGTCTACGAGAGCCCGATCGACAACCCCGACCGCCGCTTCTTCACCATGCTCGGCACCCTGGTCCAGGGGCGGGTCAGCGTCGCGGGCGGCGCCATCAACGCGAGCAAGGTCGCGCTGGCGATCGCCACCAAGTACGCCAACCGTCGCCGTCAGTTCGAGGCGGCCACGCCCGGCGAGGAACAGGTGCTCCTCGACTACGGCATGCACCAGCGCCGCCTGCTGCCGCTCATCGCACGCACGTACGCGCTGCACTTCGCCCAGGACGTCGTGCGCACGCAGCTGCACGACGTGTTCTCGGGCATCGCCGACGACGAGCGCGCACGGCGCGAACTGGAGGCACGGGCCGCCGGCACCAAGGCCCTCGGCACCTGGCACGCCACCCGCACGATCCAGGAGTGCCGCGAGGCGTGCGGCGGCGCCGGCTATCTCGCCGTGAACCGGTTCGCTGCCCTGAAGGCCGACAGCGACGTCTTCGCGACGTTCGAGGGCGACAACCACGTGCTGTTGCAGATGGTGGCGAAGGGGCTGCTGACGCACCACGCGAGCGAGTTCGAGAACATGGACCAGCTCGGCATGGTCCGGTACGTCACCGGTCTCGCCGTCGACACGGTCATCGAGAAGACCTCCGCCCACAAGCTCCTCGAACGGGTACGCGACCTGCTGCCCGGTGGCGACGAGTGGGACCAGGAAGCGGGCCTCTTCGACTCGGAGTACCAGCTCGCCATGCTCCGTTTCCGTGAGGAGCACATGCTCGCCGGGCTGGCGCGTCGGCTCAAGCGCGGAATGGACCAGGACAAGCATCCGGGCGTCGTCTTCTCGCAGGTGCAGGACCACGTCATCGCGGTGGCCCACGCACACATCGAGCGGCTGGTGCTCGAAGCGTTCGTCGAGAAGGTGCGGCACATGCCCGACGGGAGCGGCGACGTCGGCCCTGAAGGGCAGAACGGGGCGGGCCATAACGGGGCGAACCATGGCGGGACCAAGGCCGCACTCGCCCTCCTGTGCGACCTCTTCGCGCTCTCCACCATCGAGGCGGACCGCGCCTGGTTCATGGAGCACGGCAGGCTGACGGTCCAGCGTTCCAAGGCGATCCACCGCGAGGTGAACGACCTGTGCCGGAAGGTCCGGCCGATCGCGGACGACCTCGTCGACGCCTGGAACATCCCGGCCCAGATGCTCCGCTCCCCCGACCTCGTGGGGTGACCGTACCCCGCGCCCGTCGTACGGCCGCGCCTCCGACATCGTTGTCGGAGGCGCGGCCTGTACGCGGGTTCACCGCACTACGGGATGCGGCGCACCGTCACGTCCCGCCGTTCCGTCGCCCTACCGCGTGTAGACGGCGTCACTGCCGTACAGCTCCCTCGTGAACGCGGAGACGTCCGCGCTGCGATCGGTGCCGTCGAGGTTGTACGTCAGGTAGACGCCGTACCCCTCGCTCACGGTACGGCGCGCAAGACTGGCGACCGTGCTCCGCGAGGTCCCGCCGATCTCTATGGCCGCCGGCGACAGCTTCGACTTGGGCAGGGAGATGCCGGGGACCTGCCACGTGCCGTAGTACGGGTTCCAGGCGTAGTTGAACTTGGACGAGATGTTGACGCCGCCGTAGGACAGGCGGGACGCGGCCGGACCGATGTTGTAGAGGCTGATGATCTTGTCAGGCATGTTCGCGCGCAGCGCCGTCACCAGGTGCACGAACGAGCTCGCGTTGGGCTGGCCGGTGCCGTTCTTGCCGTACTCGGAGTACTCGTCGTCGAAGTCGATGCCGTCGAGACGGTACTTGCTCACGGTGTCCGACAGCTGCTTCGCGAACGTCGAAGCCGCCTGCTGGGACGGGAAGTTGGCGAACCCGGCGCCCTGGTGGTTGCCGAGCACCGAGAGGACGACCTTGATGCCCTTCTCCTGGAGGGGTCGTATCTCGGTGGCGGCATTGTCGAGAACACGCTGCACGTTCTCGTTGAAGTGCAGGTACGCCGCCTTCTTGCTCGTGTCGTAGTTGATGTTCGCCGCGAATACCACGGCGACGTCGAAGGCGTTGCCGCCGCCGTTGGCGAGGCGGTACTTGCCGACGTTCAGCATGCTGTTGTTGTTCACCTCGACGTACGCCACCGAGGTCGGCCCCTGTTTCTTGGGCGCCGGGGCAGGGGCGGGAGCCGGGGCCGCCGCCGCATCGGTCGTGGCAGTCATGGCGGTCGTACCGAGGGTGAGGGCCGCGACGGCCGAGAGCGCGAGCGCGGCGGTCCGCATTCTGCTCCGTACCTCGCTCCGCACTCCGCCGCGTGCCCCGCTCCCTGCCCTACTGCCTGCGCTACTGCCCGCCTTGCTCCGTGCAAGAGTGAACATCGTTGATCGGTCTCCCATCACGCGATTCGGCGCCCGACCTGTTCGAAGCGCCGAGTGAGCCCTCCGAGTTTTCCTCTCCTGTGACCGAATCCGGAGTTTCGTGCGCGATTTCTTCACGACTCCTCCGCACTCCCGTGCCCCTTGCGTCTCGAGCGGGACGCAGGGACCGGCCTGGGAGAACTCCGTGCGCACCCCGGCGTCGGCGGATACCGTCATGCTCACGACGAAGGGGGATGCGTGGTCATGGCTCAACGAGCGGTTCCGTCCCGGGTGGAAGCCGCGGAACGTATCGCTGTCGAGGCGGGATTCAAGAAGAGCTGCATCCCGGAAGTCGGCAGGCTGCTCAGCCTGGCCGCCGCCGCGAAGCCGCACGGGGTCATCGGGGAGAGCGGCACCGGTTCGGGAGTGGGCACTGCCTGGCTGCACAGCGGCCTCGGTGCCGGTGCCCGCCTGGTCACCGTGGAGCGGGACGAGGAGCTGGCCCGCCGGGCGGCCGGTGTCTTCGCGGACGACGACCGTGTCGGCGTTCTCACCGGTGACTGGCGGCTGCTCGAGCAGCACGCCCCCTTCGACGTCTTCTTCTGCGACGGAGGAGGCAAGCGCGACGACCCCGAGGGGGTCCTCAAGCTGCTTGCCCCCGGTGGCCTCCTCATCCTGGACGACTTCACCCCCTCGTCCCATTGGCCGCCGCGTTTCGAGGGCGAAGTGGACGAGCTGCGCCTCTTCTACCTCACTCATCCAACCCTGAACGCCACCGAAGTACTCACAACCCCCTCCAGCTCAGTGGTTGTTGCGACACGCCGCCACTAGACGGGGGACGAGTGAAGGCCTGCCTGCCCCTTCGGCTCAGCGCCTCGGAGGCAGCCGATGCAGGTTCACGTCGTGCAGCGTGCCGTCCGAAACCGTCAGGGTGAGGTACGTGCAGTGGGGCTGGCGTCGGCGGTCGGTGGGCGAGCCGGGGTTGAGGAGGCGCAGGCCACCGGGGGCTGTCGTGTCCCAGGGGATGTGGCTGTGCCCGAAGACGAGCACGTCCAGGTCGGGGAAGCGTTCGGCGCAGCGGCGTTCACGGCCGGTCGCCGCACCCGTCTCGTGTACGACACCGAACCGCAGGCCCCCCAGTTCCACGCGGGCCACTTCGGGGAGCCGACGGCGCAGCCCGGGACCGTCGTTGTTGCCGTATACGGCCACGAGGCGCCGCGACCGGGACTCGAACACATCGAGGGTGGCCTCGTCGATCCAGTCCCCGGCGTGCATCACCACGTCCGCCGCTTCCATGTCCGCCATCAGGTCGTCCGGCAGACGCTTGGCGCGGGCCGGTACGTGCGTGTCGGAGGTGAGCAACAGTTGCATGGACGCAGCGTAGGCCGATGAGTTCCAGGACTCCCTTGACCAGGGCCGTGCCTGCCTCGAAGAGGTCGACCAGCGCCCTCGGCCTGGGTCCAAGGTCGCCGTGCGGATGGTTCCATCGGTCGATGTCCGGCCCCGCCACCGCGGTGATCATGAAGGTTGTCGAGTCGAGCCGAGCCGAGGAGAAGTTCGTGCGGGTGGAGCAGGTGGACTGGGTCGAGATACCGGCCGGGGTGCTGCGTCGAGGAACGCCCGCCGACGAGATGGACGCAGTGGCCCGACGCTACGCGGACACCGGCGTGCCGGTGGAGTGGTACATGAAGGAAGCCCCGCAGACGGACGTCCACGTCCCGGCGTTCCGGATCGCCCGCACTCCGGTGACCGTGCGCCAGTGGAGTCTCTTCGCAGCGGCCACCGGCCGACCGGCCCCAAAGGCGCCTGCGGAGCACCCGGTCACCGGCGTGGACTGGGAGTCGGCAACGGCCTACTGCGCGTGGCTCGGGCAACGGCTCGGCGGCCTGGACGTGCGGCTGCCCAGGGAGGACGAGTGGGAGCGCGCCGCGCGGGGCGACGACGGCCGGGAGTTCCCGTGGGGCGACGAGTACCGCACCGGCCTGGCCAATCTCGTGGACCTCGGCATCGGCACCACGACGCCCGTCGGTTCGTACCCCCAGGGCGCCGGCCCCTTCGGCGTGCTGGACATGGCGGGCAACGCCGACGAGTGGACCTCCACCCTCTACGCCCCCTACCCCGGCGCGCCCGCCGACGTGCCCCGCACCGAGGACTGGGCCTTCGACCGGCACGTCACCCGAGGCGGGGCGTTCCGTCATGACCGGGACCTGGCTCGGTGCGCCCGTCGGCACGGCGCCTACGCACCGGACCTCGAAGCGATCGGCGTGGGGTTCCGCCTGGCGGCGCGCGCCGGGTAGCGCCGACCACCGTGCGATCCGCCGATGCAGCTCATCCCGGGGGCTACTCTCCCTCGTTCTCGAACGTCCGCAGCAGATCCGCCGCCACACTCACCGCGATCGTCGCCGGCTCCTTGCCTGTGATGTCGGACAGGCCGATCGGCGTCTTGATCCGGTCGATCGCGGCGTCGTCGTGCCCGCCCTCCGTCGCGAGGCGCTTGCGGAAGCGTGCCCACTTGGCCGCCGACCCGATCAGGCCCACGGAGCCGAGGTGCGTGGTGCGCAAGGCCGCGTCGCACAGGGCCGCGTCCTCCGCGTGGTCGTGGGTCATGATCAGGATGTGGGTGCCGTGCGGGAGGTCGTCCAGGATCTCCTCCGGCAGGAGTGGCGTGTGGTGCACGTGCAGCTGTGCCACCGCGTCCGACAGCGCGTCGAGCCGGGTGTCGGTGAGCATGTCCGCGCGGCTGTCGATCAGATGCAGGTCGAGGTCCTGGCGGGCCAGGATCCGCGCCAGTTCCAGCCCGACGTGCCCCACGCCGAAGACCGCCACCGCCCGTACCACCGGCAGCGGTTCGAGCAGGATCGAGACCGTTCCGCCGCAGCACTGCACACCGTGCTGGTTGGTCACCTTGTCGTTCAGGGCGAAGTCCATCAGTTCCGGCTCCACCTTGGCCGTGGCCGCCTTGGCCGTGACCGCCTCGCCCGCGGCGAGCATCTCCCGTGCGCGGTCGATCGCGACGGCCTCCACGTTGCCGCCGCCGATCGAGCCCCACGTCTCACTGTGCCCGACGACGAGCTTGGCACCGGCCTCCCGCGGGGCATGACCGCGCACGGTCGCGACGGTCACCAGTACGCCGGACTCCCGGCGTGCCCGCAACCGCGCGACCGCGGCGATCCACGTCATGTCAGGCACCGTTGACCGCTGCCGTGTCCGCCCGCACCGTGTGTGCCCGCGTCGGCGTCGCAACCGCCTGGGCGGGCTCAGTGAGCGTGTCGGCCGACGGCGTGCCGGAAGCTTGGCCGTTGCGGGAAGCGGCGGCCCGGCGTACCTCCTCGATCGCCCAGAACACCGCCTCCGGTGTCGCCGGCGACGCCAGTTCCACGCTGATGCCGCTCGGTCCGAACGCCGCGGCGGCCTGCCGCAGTGCCTCACGTACCGAGAACGCGAGCATCAGCGGAGGTTCGCCCACCGCCTTGGAGCCGTAGACCGCGCCTTCCTCCGTGGCGCGTTCGAGCAGCGTGACGTTCAGCTCCTCCGGCATCTCGGAGAAGCTCGGGAGCTTGTACGTGCTGGCTGCCTGGGTCTGGAGTCGGCCGCGGTGGGGGCCGTCACTCGTATCCCAGCGCAGGTCCTCCAGCGTCAGCCAGCCCGCGCCCTGGACGAAGCCGCCCTCGACCTGACCGATGTCGATCATCGGGGAGAGGCTGTCGCCGACGTCGTGCACGATGTCCACGCGCCGGATGCGGTACGCGCCGGTGAAGCCGTCGACCTCCACCTCGGTCGCCGCGGCGCCGTGGGCGAAGTACTTGAACGGCGAGCCCCGGAACGTCTTCGCGTCCCAGTGCAGGCCCTCGGTGCGGTAGAAGCCCGCCGCCGACAGCTGGACCCGCTGGAAGTACGCGGTGCGCACGAGGTCGTCCCAGGCCACCTCCTTGTCGCTGCCCAGGGCACGTGCGACGCCCTCGACGATGCGTACGTCCGACGCGTTCG
The sequence above is a segment of the Streptomyces sp. Je 1-369 genome. Coding sequences within it:
- a CDS encoding O-methyltransferase, with translation MAQRAVPSRVEAAERIAVEAGFKKSCIPEVGRLLSLAAAAKPHGVIGESGTGSGVGTAWLHSGLGAGARLVTVERDEELARRAAGVFADDDRVGVLTGDWRLLEQHAPFDVFFCDGGGKRDDPEGVLKLLAPGGLLILDDFTPSSHWPPRFEGEVDELRLFYLTHPTLNATEVLTTPSSSVVVATRRH
- a CDS encoding acyl-CoA dehydrogenase, translating into MVTDSAVSPGGYVPPTVDVRALAELLDGEYSEVRTLVRANLATYAGVLDEAEELGFDAFRERVRDVVVEMAATGQTGMGFPKKYGGGGDIGASIAAFETLAYGDLSVLVKVGVQFGLFGGAILQLGTERHHEAYLPRLIIGELMGCFAMTETGHGSNVQALGTMARYDADSGQFVITTDGDAARKDYIGNAARHAELAVVFAQLEVGGEHKGVHAFVVPVRVDGAAAPGVRIEDDGRKMGLNGVDNGRIWFDGVRVPREALLNRFAEVTPEGVYESPIDNPDRRFFTMLGTLVQGRVSVAGGAINASKVALAIATKYANRRRQFEAATPGEEQVLLDYGMHQRRLLPLIARTYALHFAQDVVRTQLHDVFSGIADDERARRELEARAAGTKALGTWHATRTIQECREACGGAGYLAVNRFAALKADSDVFATFEGDNHVLLQMVAKGLLTHHASEFENMDQLGMVRYVTGLAVDTVIEKTSAHKLLERVRDLLPGGDEWDQEAGLFDSEYQLAMLRFREEHMLAGLARRLKRGMDQDKHPGVVFSQVQDHVIAVAHAHIERLVLEAFVEKVRHMPDGSGDVGPEGQNGAGHNGANHGGTKAALALLCDLFALSTIEADRAWFMEHGRLTVQRSKAIHREVNDLCRKVRPIADDLVDAWNIPAQMLRSPDLVG
- a CDS encoding formylglycine-generating enzyme family protein, which encodes MKVVESSRAEEKFVRVEQVDWVEIPAGVLRRGTPADEMDAVARRYADTGVPVEWYMKEAPQTDVHVPAFRIARTPVTVRQWSLFAAATGRPAPKAPAEHPVTGVDWESATAYCAWLGQRLGGLDVRLPREDEWERAARGDDGREFPWGDEYRTGLANLVDLGIGTTTPVGSYPQGAGPFGVLDMAGNADEWTSTLYAPYPGAPADVPRTEDWAFDRHVTRGGAFRHDRDLARCARRHGAYAPDLEAIGVGFRLAARAG
- a CDS encoding metallophosphoesterase family protein → MQLLLTSDTHVPARAKRLPDDLMADMEAADVVMHAGDWIDEATLDVFESRSRRLVAVYGNNDGPGLRRRLPEVARVELGGLRFGVVHETGAATGRERRCAERFPDLDVLVFGHSHIPWDTTAPGGLRLLNPGSPTDRRRQPHCTYLTLTVSDGTLHDVNLHRLPPRR
- the xdhC gene encoding xanthine dehydrogenase accessory protein XdhC, which gives rise to MTWIAAVARLRARRESGVLVTVATVRGHAPREAGAKLVVGHSETWGSIGGGNVEAVAIDRAREMLAAGEAVTAKAATAKVEPELMDFALNDKVTNQHGVQCCGGTVSILLEPLPVVRAVAVFGVGHVGLELARILARQDLDLHLIDSRADMLTDTRLDALSDAVAQLHVHHTPLLPEEILDDLPHGTHILIMTHDHAEDAALCDAALRTTHLGSVGLIGSAAKWARFRKRLATEGGHDDAAIDRIKTPIGLSDITGKEPATIAVSVAADLLRTFENEGE
- a CDS encoding endo-beta-N-acetylglucosaminidase H: MRTAALALSAVAALTLGTTAMTATTDAAAAPAPAPAPAPKKQGPTSVAYVEVNNNSMLNVGKYRLANGGGNAFDVAVVFAANINYDTSKKAAYLHFNENVQRVLDNAATEIRPLQEKGIKVVLSVLGNHQGAGFANFPSQQAASTFAKQLSDTVSKYRLDGIDFDDEYSEYGKNGTGQPNASSFVHLVTALRANMPDKIISLYNIGPAASRLSYGGVNISSKFNYAWNPYYGTWQVPGISLPKSKLSPAAIEIGGTSRSTVASLARRTVSEGYGVYLTYNLDGTDRSADVSAFTRELYGSDAVYTR
- a CDS encoding FG-GAP and VCBS repeat-containing protein, whose protein sequence is MRIRTTATITTLLVAGLTPVTLPAAAASAAPAKHGDDFNGDGYRDYAYSSFSARGGGGVSVVFGTATGPGSRQQRITQASPGVPGADEADDMFGEVRAAADFDGDGYGDLAVAATGENGTQGADQGAVTILWGSASGLSKGTNLPNKNPDSHNYMGKDLATGDFNGDGKQDLAVINGSKTYVYRGPLKRSGTTGAVTKLDKTTSFYATALISGKVNGDKKTDLAIIGDVVSPEKIASDAWFIKGGTSSLTSGKTLRLESESGNGGSSERGGDGVIADFNKDGYGDIAIGTALYSKHKGRVSVWYGASAGPSRSARLTQATSGVAGSPESGDEFGSSVSAGDVNGDGYADLAVGVGGEKIDDKDDAGGVHVFKGRSSGLTGAGSQWFARNTPGVPGPLTDYDGFGGLVRLRDTDGDKSADLYVSAVGSLRLPGSPSGITTTGATEYDATPIDGFLQ
- a CDS encoding PAS domain-containing protein translates to MTTAPYLLLDTDFYIRGVNPAYLRATGRSREELIGAFMFDAFPDNPEDTGSTGVRNLTASLERVMRHGDPHDMGIQRYDIPEPQSPGGFRIKAWSPVNSPLTDAHGRLVGVLHHVEDITTVYESLRHASGSGALDAGNGALDAAGQPTALLRGALRALAFHQRAARAAGLAASVDLPGTGTGTGAGVGGGAGGVSGAALVRRDALWHGITHAARQSPPGSGCLAAVCDCAVRELPGADAAVITLHGNGAQDVQLAVTSLWGQQAEELQWITSSGPSLTAFATGEPVLVPLLDQPSSNWPLFTDAACRIGVGAAFAYPLSTATTTVGTLTLYHRGEGLSKPPADAEVFAQIAAAMLLADLKGDIGERVRATADHGDINAAIGVLAATQHISTNDALAWLRSTARARAMPLADFAREVLARRPPEASF